The Neorhodopirellula lusitana sequence CCCTGGTCATCGGTCAGAATCACGATGATGTTTGGGCGGACAGCCAAGTCGGCTCCTACTGGCGATTCAGCCCGTAATGGGGTTTGATTCGCGATCATCACAAGAATCCCGGCCACCGCAGGAAAGCTAAAAGCAGCGATCCGGAGCAACCAATGACGCGTGAGCTCTCGATGGTGATTGAGTATTGCCTGGCCAGAAACCAGCCTCTTGCTGAGGAACTTGAACATATTGAATCCCATTCTTCGGATGATAAATGTCAATTGGAAACCAATTCTACATTGTCATCGTTGCACGGTGGTAATCCGTGCCAAGATCACGTGAGCGTGCAGCATCTATCTTGGCTGGACACACCAAAAGCGAGTTCCTAAGCAGATAGCCACCGTCAGCAATACGAAGGCTCCGCTAAAAGTGCTCTTCCATGTCGAGATCCAGATTCGTCAGCGGTGGCGACATCTCGTCGAAGCCACGTTTAGCACTTCAAGAAGCCATCGCCAGCGGAAACACAAAATCACCGCTGCCCCTGCCCTGTTCAATCTTGAATCAGACACTGGCTCGAAGAACAATGTCCAGACCGATCAACGCAAACCAGCTGAGTGCCGACGATCCCAATCAGCTTCCCAAGGGGCAAAAGATCATACGACTGGCCAATCGCTAGCATGGCATCAGAGTTCTCAAGGTCCTGGCGAACTCCCTGATGGGAAGCACCACGACAAGAACTACACTTAGAAACCCGCAAGCGAGGTAGCGGATTCGACATCACGTTGACCACACGGGTAGAATCCGTAAAGCTCAAATAGCGATAGCGGTTTCAACTCGATCACCGAAGACACGTAAGGATTGCCAAAGCAGACCGAAACGACACTTGCCAAAATCGGTGAACTCCCGAGACCTGATTCACTTCATTGCAAATTGTCCTAGTCGTCTTCGCAAGAGCAGCCATTTGCCACGGACAGGTGACGCTACAAAACTCCAAATTCACTATCGAAATACACGTTATGGAACTCAACATGCATAAACTACTTTTGATCACCGCATGGGCATTGATGGCGATGCCGACTTACGCCAACGAACCAGCCATAAACACCGTCTCAGTTTCGCACACCGCGATTGAGGGCATTGGCGAGGAAACCGGCGTCATGCGTCGAGATCCTAGCGACATCATTCAAGTCGATGGCGTGTACTACGTCTGGTATTCAAAGGGAAAAATCTCGCCTGGCTACGATGCGACCGTCTGGTACGCAACTTCTGAAGATGGGCACAAGTGGACCGAAAAGGGGATCGCTCTCGCCAAAGGTGAACCGGGCAGCTGGGAAGGAGCAAGTGTCTTCACTCCAAATATTCTGGTAGCCGAAGATCGCTATTGGTTGTTCTACACAGGCACCTCCAGAGAGTTCGGCAAAGGTTTTAATCCAGACTCAAAAATTGGGATCGCAGTCTCTGATTCACCCGATGGTCCCTGGGATCGCCTCGAGACCAACCCAGCACTAAAAAACAGCGACGATCCAGCCGACTTTGACAGCCACCTCGTCGACGATGCCTGCTTGCTTACCCGGGAAGGCAAGTACTGGTTCTACTATAAAGGCCGCCAACTGGGCAAAGGACCTGGGCAAACACAGATGGGCTTGGCAATCGCCGACAAACCACAAGGTCCTTATGTGCGAAACGAGGGCAATCCAGTCATCCCTGGCAACCACGAGGTGCTAGTCTGGCCACAAGGCAAAGGTGTCGCCGCCATGATTGGCACCACCGGTCCTAAAGAAATCACCAACTCCGTTCTTTACGCCGAAGACGGCGTCCACTTTTCCAAAACCCACAATGTCAAAAATGGTCCGTGGGCGGGCGGCGTCTATCGCCCCGAAGCTTTCACTCAAAGTGGCAACGGCGAGCTCCCAAAATGGGGCGTTGAGATCGGGAGAGCGAAAGGCAAGTTGCCATTCATCAAGCGATTTGACGTCACAGAATAAACACAAGGCGGAGAAGACAATGGTCTTGGCATTGCGATGGGCGATTCCCGATCCGTTGCCTCGCTCAACCACTCGCCGAAAGGAACTCGAGCAGGACTATTTTGCGGATTACCAAACATCCATCTTTCGATTCTTCGAGCTGAATTGCCTTCCCTGGCAATCGACTGCAATTCAGCTTGAATAACATTCGGCATTTCGGAAATTGCAACACAGCTTTGATTCCGTACGGTTAACTTCAACCAGAGCTTTTCACCTGGTGCAGCTCGAAACGCGATCCCGTTTCCGAAGCAATCAAGGCTTGCCGAATCG is a genomic window containing:
- a CDS encoding family 43 glycosylhydrolase, yielding MELNMHKLLLITAWALMAMPTYANEPAINTVSVSHTAIEGIGEETGVMRRDPSDIIQVDGVYYVWYSKGKISPGYDATVWYATSEDGHKWTEKGIALAKGEPGSWEGASVFTPNILVAEDRYWLFYTGTSREFGKGFNPDSKIGIAVSDSPDGPWDRLETNPALKNSDDPADFDSHLVDDACLLTREGKYWFYYKGRQLGKGPGQTQMGLAIADKPQGPYVRNEGNPVIPGNHEVLVWPQGKGVAAMIGTTGPKEITNSVLYAEDGVHFSKTHNVKNGPWAGGVYRPEAFTQSGNGELPKWGVEIGRAKGKLPFIKRFDVTE